The proteins below come from a single Zea mays cultivar B73 chromosome 8, Zm-B73-REFERENCE-NAM-5.0, whole genome shotgun sequence genomic window:
- the LOC100280155 gene encoding phospholipase D family protein isoform X2 produces the protein MVSNEPVNPRWYESFHIYCAHMAADVVFTVKIDNPIGASLIGRAYLPVEDILGGDEIDKWLEICDEKREPIGDSKIHVKLQYFDVGKDRNWARGVRSTKYPGVPYTFFSQRQGCKVTLYQDAHVPDNFVPRIPLADGKNYEPHRCWEDIFDAISKAQHLIYITGWSVYTEITLVRDTSRPKPGGDVTLGELLKRKASEGVRVLMLVWDDRTSVGLLKKDGLMATHDEETANYFHGTDVNCVLCPRNPDDSGSFVQDLQISTMFTHHQKIVVVDHELPNEGSQQRRIVSFVGGIDLCDGRYDTQYHSLFRTLDTVHHDDFHQPNFEGGSIKKGGPREPWHDIHSRLEGPIAWDVLYNFEQRWRKQGGKDLLVRLRDLSDIIIPPSPVMFPEDRDTWNVQLFRSIDGGAAFGFPETPDEAARAGLVSGKDQIIDRSIQDAYINAIRRAKNFIYIENQYFLGSSYDWKPEGIKPEDIDCLHLIPKELSLKIVSKIEAGERFTVYVVVPMWPEGVPESASVQAILDWQRRTMDMMYTDITQALEANGIQANPKDYLTFFCLGNREVKQEGEYQPEEHPEPGTDYIRAQEARRFMIYVHAKMMIVDDEYIIIGSANINQRSMDGARDSEIAMGAYQPYHLATRQPARGQIHGFRMSLWYEHLGMLDDVFQRPESVECVQKVNKIAEKYWDLYSSDDLEQDLPGHLLSYPIGVTADGTVTELPGMENFPDTRARVLGNKSDYLPPILTT, from the exons ATGGTCTCCAACGAGCCCGTGAACCCTCGCTGGTACGAGTCCTTCCACATCTACTGCGCGCACATGGCCGCCGACGTAGTATTCACCGTCAAGATCGACAACCCCATCGGGGCCTCGCTCATCGGGAGGGCTTACCTGCCTGTCGAGGACATCCTGGGCGGAGACGAGATCGACAAGTGGCTTGAGATATGCGATGAGAAGCGCGAGCCTATTGGGGACAGCAAGATCCACGTGAAGCTTCAGTACTTCGACGTCGGCAAGGACCGCAACTGGGCCAGGGGTGTCCGGAGCACCAAGTACCCTGGTGTTCCTTACACCTTCTTCTCGCAGAGGCAGGGGTGCAAGGTTACTCTGTACCAGGACGCTCATGTCCCGGACAACTTCGTTCCCAGGATCCCGCTCGCCGATGGCAAGAACTACGAGCCACACAGGTGCTGGGAGGATATCTTTGATGCCATAAGCAAGGCCCAGCATCTGATTTACATCACTGGCTGGTCCGTGTACACCGAGATCACCTTGGTTCGGGACACCAGCAGGCCGAAACCTGGAGGCGATGTTACTCTTGGGGAGTTGCTCAAGAGGAAGGCCAGCGAAGGTGTCCGTGTCCTTATGCTAGTGTGGGATGATAGGACTTCGGTCGGCTTGCTTAAGAAGGATGGCTTGATGGCTACCCATGATGAGGAGACTGCAAATTACTTCCATGGCACGGACGTCAACTGTGTCCTGTGCCCTCGCAACCCTGATGATTCTGGCAGCTTTGTCCAGGACCTGCAGATATCAACTATGTTCACGCACCATCAGAAGATAGTAGTGGTAGACCATGAGTTGCCAAACGAGGGCTCCCAGCAGAGGAGGATCGTCAGCTTCGTTGGCGGAATTGACCTTTGTGATGGAAGGTATGATACCCAGTATCACTCCTTGTTTAGGACACTTGACACTGTCCATCATGATGACTTCCACCAGCCAAACTTTGAGGGTGGGTCAATCAAGAAAGGTGGTCCGAGAGAGCCATGGCATGATATCCACTCACGGCTGGAAGGGCCAATTGCTTGGGATGTTCTTTACAACTTTGAGCAGAGGTGGAGGAAGCAGGGTGGTAAGGACCTCCTTGTACGTCTCAGGGATCTTTCTGACATTATTATTCCCCCTTCTCCTGTGATGTTCCCGGAGGACAGAGATACCTGGAATGTTCAGCTCTTTAGATCCATTGACGGCGGTGCTGCTTTTGGCTTCCCCGAGACTCCTGATGAAGCTGCAAGAGCTGGGCTTGTGAGTGGAAAGGATCAAATCATCGACCGGAGTATCCAGGATGCATACATAAATGCCATACGGAGGGCGAAGAACTTCATCTACATTGAGAATCAGTACTTCCTTGGAAGCTCATATGACTGGAAGCCGGAAGGCATCAAGCCAGAAGATATCGATTGTCTTCACTTGATTCCGAAGGAGCTCTCATTGAAGATTGTCAGCAAGATTGAGGCTGGGGAGCGGTTCACTGTTTATGTTGTGGTGCCAATGTGGCCTGAGGGTGTTCCAGAAAGTGCTTCCGTTCAGGCAATCCTTGACTGGCAAAGGAGAACAATGGATATGATGTACACTGACATCACACAAGCTCTCGAAGCCAATGGAATCCAAGCAAACCCCAAGGACTATCTCACTTTCTTCTGCTTAGGTAACCGTGAGGTGAAGCAGGAGGGAGAATATCAACCTGAGGAACACCCAGAACCTGGCACTGATTACATCCGGGCTCAAGAGGCTAGGAGGTTTATGATCTATGTTCATGCCAAAATGATGATAG TGGACGATGAATACATCATCATTGGGTCCGCCAACATCAACCAGAGGTCCATGGACGGTGCCAGGGACTCCGAGATAGCCATGGGCGCGTACCAGCCGTACCACCTGGCGACTAGGCAGCCTGCCCGTGGCCAGATCCATGGCTTCCGGATGTCTCTTTGGTACGAACACCTGGGGATGCTGGACGACGTCTTCCAGCGCCCCGAGAGCGTAGAGTGCGTGCAGAAGGTGAACAAGATCGCCGAGAAGTACTGGGACCTGTACTCGAGTGATGACCTGGAGCAGGACCTCCCGGGCCACCTCCTCAGCTACCCGATCGGTGTCACTGCCGACGGCACCGTTACTGAGCTGCCCGGGATGGAGAACTTCCCTGACACCCGTGCCCGCGTCCTCGGCAACAAGTCGGATTACCTCCCGCCCATCCTCACCACATAG
- the LOC100280155 gene encoding phospholipase D family protein isoform X1, whose protein sequence is MAQILLHGTLHATIFEAESLSNPHRATGGAPKFIRKLVEGIEDTVGIGKGTTKIYATVDLEKARVGRTRMVSNEPVNPRWYESFHIYCAHMAADVVFTVKIDNPIGASLIGRAYLPVEDILGGDEIDKWLEICDEKREPIGDSKIHVKLQYFDVGKDRNWARGVRSTKYPGVPYTFFSQRQGCKVTLYQDAHVPDNFVPRIPLADGKNYEPHRCWEDIFDAISKAQHLIYITGWSVYTEITLVRDTSRPKPGGDVTLGELLKRKASEGVRVLMLVWDDRTSVGLLKKDGLMATHDEETANYFHGTDVNCVLCPRNPDDSGSFVQDLQISTMFTHHQKIVVVDHELPNEGSQQRRIVSFVGGIDLCDGRYDTQYHSLFRTLDTVHHDDFHQPNFEGGSIKKGGPREPWHDIHSRLEGPIAWDVLYNFEQRWRKQGGKDLLVRLRDLSDIIIPPSPVMFPEDRDTWNVQLFRSIDGGAAFGFPETPDEAARAGLVSGKDQIIDRSIQDAYINAIRRAKNFIYIENQYFLGSSYDWKPEGIKPEDIDCLHLIPKELSLKIVSKIEAGERFTVYVVVPMWPEGVPESASVQAILDWQRRTMDMMYTDITQALEANGIQANPKDYLTFFCLGNREVKQEGEYQPEEHPEPGTDYIRAQEARRFMIYVHAKMMIVDDEYIIIGSANINQRSMDGARDSEIAMGAYQPYHLATRQPARGQIHGFRMSLWYEHLGMLDDVFQRPESVECVQKVNKIAEKYWDLYSSDDLEQDLPGHLLSYPIGVTADGTVTELPGMENFPDTRARVLGNKSDYLPPILTT, encoded by the exons ATGGCTCAGATCTTGCTCCACGGCACGCTCCACGCCACCATCTTCGAGGCCGAGTCGCTCTCCAACCCGCACCGCGCCACCGGCGGCGCCCCCAAGTTCATCCGCAAG CTTGTGGAAGGGATTGAGGATACCGTGGGTATCGGCAAGGGCACCACCAAGATATACGCCACCGTTGATCTGGAGAAGGCCCGCGTGGGGCGCACCCGGATGGTCTCCAACGAGCCCGTGAACCCTCGCTGGTACGAGTCCTTCCACATCTACTGCGCGCACATGGCCGCCGACGTAGTATTCACCGTCAAGATCGACAACCCCATCGGGGCCTCGCTCATCGGGAGGGCTTACCTGCCTGTCGAGGACATCCTGGGCGGAGACGAGATCGACAAGTGGCTTGAGATATGCGATGAGAAGCGCGAGCCTATTGGGGACAGCAAGATCCACGTGAAGCTTCAGTACTTCGACGTCGGCAAGGACCGCAACTGGGCCAGGGGTGTCCGGAGCACCAAGTACCCTGGTGTTCCTTACACCTTCTTCTCGCAGAGGCAGGGGTGCAAGGTTACTCTGTACCAGGACGCTCATGTCCCGGACAACTTCGTTCCCAGGATCCCGCTCGCCGATGGCAAGAACTACGAGCCACACAGGTGCTGGGAGGATATCTTTGATGCCATAAGCAAGGCCCAGCATCTGATTTACATCACTGGCTGGTCCGTGTACACCGAGATCACCTTGGTTCGGGACACCAGCAGGCCGAAACCTGGAGGCGATGTTACTCTTGGGGAGTTGCTCAAGAGGAAGGCCAGCGAAGGTGTCCGTGTCCTTATGCTAGTGTGGGATGATAGGACTTCGGTCGGCTTGCTTAAGAAGGATGGCTTGATGGCTACCCATGATGAGGAGACTGCAAATTACTTCCATGGCACGGACGTCAACTGTGTCCTGTGCCCTCGCAACCCTGATGATTCTGGCAGCTTTGTCCAGGACCTGCAGATATCAACTATGTTCACGCACCATCAGAAGATAGTAGTGGTAGACCATGAGTTGCCAAACGAGGGCTCCCAGCAGAGGAGGATCGTCAGCTTCGTTGGCGGAATTGACCTTTGTGATGGAAGGTATGATACCCAGTATCACTCCTTGTTTAGGACACTTGACACTGTCCATCATGATGACTTCCACCAGCCAAACTTTGAGGGTGGGTCAATCAAGAAAGGTGGTCCGAGAGAGCCATGGCATGATATCCACTCACGGCTGGAAGGGCCAATTGCTTGGGATGTTCTTTACAACTTTGAGCAGAGGTGGAGGAAGCAGGGTGGTAAGGACCTCCTTGTACGTCTCAGGGATCTTTCTGACATTATTATTCCCCCTTCTCCTGTGATGTTCCCGGAGGACAGAGATACCTGGAATGTTCAGCTCTTTAGATCCATTGACGGCGGTGCTGCTTTTGGCTTCCCCGAGACTCCTGATGAAGCTGCAAGAGCTGGGCTTGTGAGTGGAAAGGATCAAATCATCGACCGGAGTATCCAGGATGCATACATAAATGCCATACGGAGGGCGAAGAACTTCATCTACATTGAGAATCAGTACTTCCTTGGAAGCTCATATGACTGGAAGCCGGAAGGCATCAAGCCAGAAGATATCGATTGTCTTCACTTGATTCCGAAGGAGCTCTCATTGAAGATTGTCAGCAAGATTGAGGCTGGGGAGCGGTTCACTGTTTATGTTGTGGTGCCAATGTGGCCTGAGGGTGTTCCAGAAAGTGCTTCCGTTCAGGCAATCCTTGACTGGCAAAGGAGAACAATGGATATGATGTACACTGACATCACACAAGCTCTCGAAGCCAATGGAATCCAAGCAAACCCCAAGGACTATCTCACTTTCTTCTGCTTAGGTAACCGTGAGGTGAAGCAGGAGGGAGAATATCAACCTGAGGAACACCCAGAACCTGGCACTGATTACATCCGGGCTCAAGAGGCTAGGAGGTTTATGATCTATGTTCATGCCAAAATGATGATAG TGGACGATGAATACATCATCATTGGGTCCGCCAACATCAACCAGAGGTCCATGGACGGTGCCAGGGACTCCGAGATAGCCATGGGCGCGTACCAGCCGTACCACCTGGCGACTAGGCAGCCTGCCCGTGGCCAGATCCATGGCTTCCGGATGTCTCTTTGGTACGAACACCTGGGGATGCTGGACGACGTCTTCCAGCGCCCCGAGAGCGTAGAGTGCGTGCAGAAGGTGAACAAGATCGCCGAGAAGTACTGGGACCTGTACTCGAGTGATGACCTGGAGCAGGACCTCCCGGGCCACCTCCTCAGCTACCCGATCGGTGTCACTGCCGACGGCACCGTTACTGAGCTGCCCGGGATGGAGAACTTCCCTGACACCCGTGCCCGCGTCCTCGGCAACAAGTCGGATTACCTCCCGCCCATCCTCACCACATAG